The genomic stretch AAGAAGAATTCTGCATGTGTAGTATATCgtcagtccaaaaaaaaaaaaaaaaaaaaaaaaaaaaaaaaaaaaggctcaggGAAGCTGGCGTCTTGAAGAGCTTCAGGGACAGGTAGGTGTCTTTTTTTCTTGAGGTAAGCATGAACATGTTAGTTAGTGTTAGTTGGGGTGTTGGGCTACCCCATGGAGCATTGTGAAGGCAGAAATTGCCAGTCTGGGCACTGAGGAGCCCAGCAGTTGGAGGAAGTAGTAAGGATAAAGGGCAGATGGGTGGAGACACTTCTAGAAAGAAATGATTGAGTTTGGGGCTGGATTGAGTTGGGAGTGGCGGGAGACCATCAGGAGGGAGCTGGATTACCAGAAAGGGCAGCTGATGAACATGGGGGCCAAGAAGGGGAAGACCTGGTGTGGAAGAAGGGCTTCTTCTGGCATTTTCTCTGTGGGGTCAGGCCAGCTGCTGCCTCTCATCTCTCCCCACTGTCACAAGAGTGTGGCACTGAGCAGGCTCTCTCACCTTACCTTTGCTTCAGAGACCTGAATCTAGGACggctctggcatcttactcctttATCTGGGGAAGAAGTGGAGATGAACTGGACAAGGGAAGGCTGTTTCCTCGAGGCTCGAGGCTGAGCTGGGATGTTTCACACGAGTGAATAGAAAACACTACATAGGGCAAAGCACTTTActagtgtgcacgtgtgtgcacacatgtgtgtgtacgtgtgtgcacatgtgtgcatgtgtgtatgtgcatgtgtgtgtatgttgttattcttaaaattatgttatatatatatatatataaaagatttgttattttatagCATTTTGGTGCGAATTAGATAACATTAAGTAAATCCATTCTCCTCCACACCTATCTGATCTTTGCTAATGGAACTGTCTACCTACTAAGTAACTTTCATCTACTTTCTCTCCTGGTCCTTGGCAAGCATCATTCTGTTTTTCCTGTCTGTGAGTATCACTGTATTAGGTCTCTCATGTAAGTCAAATCTCACACATTTGTCCCTTTGTGGCTGATTTATTTCACGGATTGTAAGGTTCTCAAGGTTGGTCCATATTACAGTGTGTTTCAGAAGTCTTCCCTTTTTCAGGTCTATGCTATTCGACTGTATGGGTATGCCATGTATTTGTGTCTATTCATTAATCAGTGGACACCTGAGCTGCTTTCATCTTTTAGCTATTGTTGGCAACACTTCAATAGGCATGAGCCGCCAACAGTCGGATTATCGTGCCTTATGGTAATTATATATTCAAACTTTTGAGGACCTACCATACTGTTTTGCCTGACGGTCTCGTCATGTGTGTTAGTCAGTTCTGTGTTGCCGTGACAAAATACCTATTTGAAACAAGACTGTAGGAGGAAAGGCTGattttggctcacggttttaGAGGTGTCTGTCCATGGTCAGCCCACCCCAGTGCTTTCAGAACTGTGGCGATGGTGAGGCAGATCACGTGACTAAGGAAACTGCTTAGGTGATGGAGGccaggatgaggagagagaggtgggaggagttGGTCCCAATAGCCCCCTCAAGGGCACTCCACACAATGACCTCTCTCTCCAACTAGGTCTCATATCCTAAGACTGAGCAACCTTTCACTTTCTCCTTGGGAAACTTTCTGACCAAAACCACAACGCCATTTTACACTCTCCCTGATGGAGCAGAAGGGTTCCAAGAGGGTGCCCCCCTCTTTCCACTGTTATCCTGGTGGCAGCTAAGACAGTGGGGATGAGGTCGTATTTCCTTGTGGTTTTGACTTGTATTCCCTGATAATTAGTGATGATGAGCGCTGgtcaaaaggaaaatatccatcgTCTACAAAACCAGCGTGCTGGACAGTGCCAATATGGAAACTGTGGGCAAGATGGAAGGGGCAGAGGTCCACTGAGATCATATCGCAGTGTTCTTATGTGCAGTGGTTCCTTCCTAGTAAAGCTGCCCGGTGGGGCCAGATGTGTATAAATGAGAACAACCATGGCTTTTGCTTGAGTAGCCTTGACCGGTGTCTTATGGGACTCTGACCATTGGGGTAACTGTGGAATGCCCTTCTGACACCCAGTTTTCGTCATGGAGGAACAGAGAGCTGGTCAAAGCACAGAGATCCAGACCAAAGTCACGCAGAACACTCTGGGGTTTagacatgagaaagaagagaTTTGGCTTAAAGTCTCCAAATTCAGGGGTGGCAGAGAGGCGGGCAGGCAGGAGTCAGCAAGGCCTCCAGAGTCTTctaaaggggagaggaggactGTAACGCACAGGAGGGATGAATATGAGAGAGGGGAGTCAGGGCTCAGACCCAAGAGGACCAGcgacagaaaaacaaagacagtgTTGGCAGTGACACCTGAGCCGAGAAATAGGATGAGACGGTTAAAACAATTCCTCTTTCTATCTTAGCAAAGGAGCAGCAGTGCTTGGTGTGGTTTGTCCTCCACAGATTCATGGGCTTGAGTTTGGTCCTCATGGTGGGACTGAGATACAGGGACCTTTAGGAAGTAGATATAATAGGGGAGAGTTAGGTCACCAGAGCAGGACACCCACTAAGGGCTTTAAGGCTGGTCTTGCCAAGGGCTTGCTGGCTTTGTCCTGAAGGGCTGTTATAGAAGAGTGGATGTGGACCCTTGTTCTCTGTGACAAGTTAATTCTTACTATCCACTTAAGAGACTTAAATCGCCATGGAAATACTTCTCTGGATGTGCCTCTGAAAGGTTTAACTGAAGACCTAACCCGAATGCAAGTGACACGTGGGTCCTGGACtggatgaaaaggaaaaaggagagttGGGCACCAGCTCGCATCTCTCTTCACTTCCTGATCGCAGATGCGACATGACCACCAGCCTGGTGCTCTTGCCAACATGCCTTCCCTGACACGATGAACTGCCCCTtccaactgtgagccagaattCAACggtccttccttaagctgcttttgccaGATGTTTTGTCACAGCTGCAAGGGAAATATGCCTCTTCTGAATACCGTCGGTTTCCAGTTTCTCTCCTGGTTCTCCACCAGGCTGTCAGTCAGGGGTTCTCACTGGGATATTGTCTGGACCTCCCAGATGTCAGAAACCTGAACCAAACAAAACTCTTTCCTTCGTATGGCACGCAGACTCAGGCTTTTCTTACGTCCTCATGAAATTGGACTAGTACACATCCCTGCTTGGAAGAGAGGTCAGTggaatcttttcttcttccagcatGACTTGGTTagaatgctgggaatggaagaTCTCCTCCCTAACCATGGTTTAAGAcacctggaagaaggaagggagggcccTCTACTCAGATGGGTCTGTGACTGTGACACTGAGAAAGCCAAGCTGGAGTGGACTGGTGACAGACTGGTGGGATGGCCCAGAGCCGTCTGCTCACCTTGGCTTTATACCTGCATATTGGGGAAGACCTTCATCACAGCTGTGCTCAGTTTCCTTCTACGGTCTGGGCTGAGATATTTTTGTATGTAAATGATCCCCCATTATTTGCCTAAGGCCACAATGTTAGACTTCAGCTCATTACACAAAGGACTTGGGTTATGGAAAGCCAGGTCTCTTGTGATGTCCCAATCCATCCTTGTCCTAGTAAAGAGATGCTTGGCTTCTGTTGTCCATCCCAGACATAAGGAACCAATGATCCCGGCTGCTCATGTTAGGTGGAGGCAGCTCAGGTTGTTAGAGCTGATGTTCTCTCACTGAGTGTAAACCAGACTCACGGCCACTCTCTCACCAGGTAGGAGGCAGGTCAGCAGCCCTCTCTGTGAACCTGCCAGGGGGTTCAGCAGGGGTAGCAGGCCTCTCGCAACTCACTGTGCAGATCAGCCATCGTCACCTAGGCGAAGGATGACGCAGACTGGAATTCTAGGTCCAAGTCGGCTTCCTGGTGAGGTAGTGCTGGCAGGTATGGGGACTTGCATATTCTGAAGCACCAAGTAGGTGATAAGGATGTTCACCTACAGAAGAGAGGGTGGCCCTTGGCACAAACCCTCCCTAGTGACGGCGGGACTGCGTTGTAGTGGAGCGAGGCCATTGAGGTACCTTTTAGGGAACTGAGATCAGGCTCAGTGGGGGAGAACACACTAGGCCGTGTAAGCTCTTGGCTGGTCTAGCTAAGCTAAACAGCCCCAGGATTTTCAGTGGTGCCCTTGAGAGGTGTTCTTTATTTAGGTCCCCTCTCAGGGGACACTCACAGGGGCTCCAGCTCACAGAGGAGGGCCATCCTTCTAAACAGGAGATGTAGGTAACGTTGGCAGTCTCCACAAGCCACACCTGTTCATATTCTCACCCCTTCCTCGTTAGATATAGTGGCAGAAGGAGGGATATTTTTGGGCAACCAAGTGGGTGAAATATCAGTTCAAAAGCTGAAGGATATATCAACAAGTCCATCCCACGAGGCTACAATTTCAGCTCTTGCTCTGATtagaaataataatgaataattagCTAAGTTAATGTACTTTGGTATGGTATGACAAATCTCTTAGTATTTGATCAATGTCATCTTTGCTAAACAAATGGTAGGGGAGGCCTTCTGTCTTAATGGGCCAATGCGACACTTTGGGCGTCTTGACTTGGCTCAGATGCCATCTGCCCAAGGAAGCCCCCTTTCCTTCTGCGGTGACTTAGGTGCTCCTCAGAGCTACCTCTAAATTAGTGAACATACGGGATGGTAATTGTCTTCCTTGCCTATTATGCTGGAACTCCAAGTGTGCAGAGACCAGATCTTTCCATGACAATTTCAGTGTCCAACTGAAGTGTCTATCATAGTGTAAAGCTTTGTTAGAAGGAATGAGGGagagaagaacaaaggaaggaagagaggcaggaggaaagggagggatagaggaaggaaaagagaaggaagagaagagacaaaTAGCAACCACCAGAATGTAGAGACGTGCAAGTGAGCTTTGTCATTCTTAACagggaggaactgaaggagatcaCAAATTAGTGAGTTGGTCTCCCTGGGTGGGAACTACCTTTGCTCTCtgagctctcctctcctctgaagTTAGGGCCACTGATGCTTTACTGTGAATGAGGATTCGTTTGTGGGGGCCCGGAGTCATGACATCCCTGCTCTCCAGTGTGAGTAGATGCCACCATTTGCCTGAGCCCTGCTCCTCTACTACAACCCAGGAGAGGTGACCTTGACCTCCAAACATCCTTCTGATGAGCTTTCTCATCAATATTGCCTCAAGACTGCTTTCCCCAAACAAACTGCCCCAGGTAGTTTTCCTTATGGGGGACAAAGTTTCTCCAACTATGGTAACATtgagccttggaacataattttGGTTAGGTACTTCTTTTCTAGGAGCCTTGAGACTTTcaagatgagatttttttttcatattctagtCAGATGAAGAGGTAGTGGAGAGGACCCTGGAGGTGATTTGGTAGCATCACCCAAACAGAACCTCTGTCTTGTCTCTTGTCAGTGACTGGGAGGAGCCATGTTTGTTGGGACAAGTGACTTGAACACCTGGCCAGTCATCATCACCTGGCTGACTAGTATAGTCACATCAAATGGCATGGGTGGGGTAGAGGTCTGTGGGGGTTTTGCCATTGTGAGATCCAGGTGTGGTTTCACATGCTAGGAAAATAATTAGATACAAAATCCTGAAATCAAATTCGGACTCAGAATATCACCCAAACCCAGTCTTTAGACGTGGTAAGCTGTGCCCACACTGCCCATTCCCCGTGTGGCAGTGGCACCCCTGTGAATAAAAGCAGCAAACCTCCACTGAGATGGGACAGAGTCTCTGTCACAGGAGGAAGTTCTTGGCAGCTCTGGGGGGAGAGGCTGCAGGATTTATGACCCTTCACCTCCCAGCTGAGAACCCgcacagaagaaagacaagaaaccCAGGGACAGGACCACACCGGCAAACCTGTTTCTCATTTTCAatagtatcctttgctttatcaGAAGATCCTTCAGAGATACAGTTCCCGCCATAAGGAAAACCCCTTGCAAGTGATCACTTCTGCAAGATTGTGGTGAGTCTGTCCTTAGCCAGTGCCACCAGAGGGGACCTAAGACTGCTGCTCTGTGCTATGATGACCCCAGGTTGAGTGTGGTGCAGTCCACCTGGTGAGTGCTTCCCACCCACTGTGGGTCTCAGCATTTCTGGGAGCCTTGCTGAGGAAGCTCACTCTTGAGAAGGAGAATATGGGGGTGCCCCGAACCCAGTAACTCTCAGGATGGCTGATGTCCCATGCCATATCCACCCCACTACGGGATCAGAGAAGGGCAGGGGGGATGGCTAGGGGAAGAGGGGAATGAATCTCGGCCATAGGGAGCCCACAGGGATTGCCGCTTCTTTTTGGACTATAGGGATCTCAAATGGCTAAGTATGAgttgaagttgtgtgtgtgtgtgtgtgtgtgtgtgtagacagagataggtaggtaggtaggtaggtagatagataggtaggtaggtagataggtaggtaggtaggtagatagataggtagataggtaggtaggtaagtaggtaggtagataggtaggtaggtaggtaggtagatagatcgataggtagatagataggtaggtagataggtaggtaggtaggcaggtaggtagataggtaggtaggtaggtaggtagatagatcgataggtagatagataggtaggtagataggtaggtaggtaggcaggtaggtagataggtaggtaggtaggtaggtaggtaggtaggtaggtaaataGAGGCATTGTTGGAGAGGTCCTGTGACTGTAAGCTTTTCTGgtttggggggagttgggaggcaaTCTGCTGTAATTCTCAAGAAATACCCTCTGTGGCAAAGTCCTCTAGGTCATCGGTGGAGATGATGCTAAGGTTTGGAGCTTCTGCACCCTCTTCCTCTGGACCATGGGGAGGATCACCGGGCCTCTGGGCAGAGGCATGTTGGGTGAACTCACCCAGATGTTCAGTGGGAGGAGGCTGCAGCCTAGCGCCCTGAGAGCTCTGGGGTCTGTGGCCGGAACCCTGTCTAAGAAAGGTGGGAGCCGCTAGCTGAGAGGAGCAGCGCAGAGGCATCAAGGAGGTTACAGGCACTGGCTGGAAGCCTGGGTACAGTAAGTAGGGAGCAGCCAGGGCATCCTGCAGAGGTGGCTCTGAGGAGGCCTCCTCCGAGGATGGGACGGAGACTTTAACATACTTGCCAGTCTCGGGGTCATAGAAAGTCTTGATTTTCACTTGGAGAGGCACATCGAAGACAAAGTATTGTCCCGACTGAGGATCCTGGAGCACCTTCTGGGTGGCGGGGTAAGGGGGCAGGGGCATGAGGGGCTGGGGCCCCCAAGGCCGCCTTCCCGCGGGCTCCCAGGCACAGGACACCGAGTGGCGGTGcgtgggtgggggcagggagcggACTGCAGGGAACCTGGGTTGAAGAACTTTTCCCGGAGACAACGgcctcctctctgtcccctgcGCATCTTCTGTGACAGACTTGCCCTCCCAGGCCTCCATGTGTTTCTCTGGCGCTTGATCGCTCTTCCTCCTCTTGCTTGCCAGCTTCTTCGCCCGCCTTAGGGCCTTCTCCGTCTTGGGCGGGACTGCAGGAGGCTTGCCCGCTGCCCTCTCCAGCAGAGTAGGGGGCTCGGGTTTCTCAGCAGCGTCTGCCATCAAGGCGCTTCTCGGAGAGAGGGTCCTGAGATCTGCCAACCGCTCGAGTTGGGGATCAGAGCCTTCAGCATCCCATGTGAGGACGTGTGTCATGTCCTCCCTCCGGGTAAGCCTAGCAGGGCCCGGGGTGGTCCAGGGGCTGGGGCCCTCAAACTCTTGGCGCAGCCACTGTTCCCCAGCAGTCTGGGAAGCTTCTTCCCAAACACTGCTGGCCACAGGAGAACACGTGCTGCTCTCACCTAGAgagctggggttgggggaagTCTCTACCTCACTGGGGACCAGCCTCCTTCCTGAGGGTCCTGCTCTGGGTGCAGACAGAAAGTGGCTTTGGAAACCTTGTTCTTCCCAGCAGGTGTGGTGTGGCAGGGATGGGGGCGGGTCTTCTAAGCTCTCTGTGGGTAAAGCAATGGTGGGGATGTGCCGTGGGGCAGTCAGCTTCCCTGAGTCTGCAGGTCTGCCCTTACCACGCGCTGGCGCTTCTCCTGTTGTATCTGGGGGTGGTTTCATCTTGCTTTCCTCTTCCACTAGTGGTAGAAAAGAGAAACTTCCCTTCCGGGCTTGCTGAGAAGcttcagcctgggctgcagggtGCGCTGGATCCTCTTCCACgctctcacacaccacacatgatGGGCCCTGCATGTTATCGGATTGTGCGGTGTTGCACATTTCCTGACTTTCTGAGGCACAGAGGCCGCCAGCATCCTCGCCCCACCGTTGCCTTGGTAATTCATTCTCTTTGTGTCCACCACTAAGTGAGTCCTCTGAGGACACTGTCCTCAGGAGAGGCAGGATGATAGGTTTTATCACCGGGGTGGCCCTGAGTGTGTTGTCTTTAATTGGAAACAATCTGTGCTTGTTGGTAGAAGCTGGCAAGGGAGTTGAGTCCTTGCCATGTAGAAGAGCCGTCTCCTTATCAGCCCCCGCCCAAGAATCTCTGAAATTGACTTCCTCCACTGATTCCTTCCCGGGTGTCCCTCCTGACCAACCTTGCgcttttctctgcatttcttcctgtctgtgctCTTCCACACCTCTCTGTCCATTATTTACGGCACATTGCTGTGGCTCATTTTTCTCTACCACGGTCTCCTTCTCGTCTTTTTCACTGTCACCTGCACTCCCATGATTCTTTCTGTCGTCCCAGGGGCCTTCCGTGAAACACATCTTCTGCTGATCATCAAAAGAAGCAAAGGATTGATCTGAAGAGCTGGTGCTGAATTTAACCTTGGTTTGGAGGCTCGGAGTAAAATCAGATTGGCAGTCGCTGTAAAAAACATCCTCCTCCTCAGGAGAAAGGGGCCCTGGGGAGTACTTCCGGTTCAAGGGTAGGTTCCGGAGCCCTGTTTCTTGCTCGGGCTCTGTCTCTTGGGAGACGGACCTCGAGAGTCCATTCTCCAGCTGGTGGGGCTTCATTTTCTCTGTAGCCTGCCCTGCTTCAGACGCACTGCTGTGGAGTTTCAGGGAGAGATGTTTCCGGGGAAGGCGTCCCCTGGAGTGTGGGTGCCAGCTGTGCTCGGAGGGACCCTGCTCTGATGTCTCATCAGCATCTCCCTTCTCACTACTGTTCCCCTCTGTCACCTCCCCATTGGAGCAGAAAAGGGTTCTGGAGCCAGTTGAAGGTGAGCCAACGGTCAGGTGGCTGTCGACAAAGGACTCAGAGGAGTTAATACCAGTATCCTTCTGGGTACTGCTATGCAAAACGCTAGCTGGCATCTCCTTCAAAAGCTCTGCTGGAGGGTTCTCTTCATGCCCATTGGGAAGGATGACCCCATTGCTCGCAGGCTCTTGTTCACCATCAAGCTTACCTCTGGTTTTCTCATCAAAGCTTTTTAAGAGAGGCAAAGGACTGTACGTACTCTTGACACGCTTCCTGACGTCCTTAAGGTTGAAGAGCAGGCTGGGCGCTTTGGATTTGTAGCTATCCCGAGACTGAGACTCACTGGGCTCCTTCTCCTGGTACCCATTTAGCTGTTCTGGAGGGGATGGGTTGATCTCCGCGGGTTGGTTATCTGAGGATTCCAGGACATGCTTGGTGGGTATAATTGGGGTGAGGAGCTTACTGATGTTAAAAGGGGGGCTGTAATGGTCATTGGGATCCTCTGGCATGTCCGGAACACCATTTTCTGGAAGTTGACCCTGAGGGTTGAGCTTTGAATACAGAGGTGGTAGGCTCCTCCTATTGGACTGTTTCTTgtcttccaaagcatcatgtgGACCATCTGTTCTCCCTTTGCCAATCTTTGGCTTCCTCCATGGGGGCTGGCTCCGCTTCATCTGAGGGTCAATCTGTGAAGCCTTTCCCTCTACAGGGAATGCCTGGGATCCTGGATCCCTGGCCCCCCAGGCTCCAGATGTGGACTGAGGCCCTGATGCTGATCCAGTCTCTTCCTGAGTGCAGTTAGCCCGGGCTTGGCAAGGGGAGGTTTTGGACTCAGGAGGGTGGGGTTCCCTTAACAAGGGCGTGTCCTCATAATGTTTGGGAGCTTTGCTTTCTGGGGTTGTTTCCGCAATATCCTTTCTTTCCAGGAGCTTTGGTTGGTGGCTATTCCATGACTCAAAAGCACTGTTTTCACTGTGCAGAAAAGTCCCCCTGGGAACCCACTCCTTGCCTCTTCCTGGCTCAGCTTTGGCTGGCTTGAGAGGCGGAGAGGGGAACTTTGGCTCAAAGGAGTCAGCCACATGGTCAGGTGTCCGGAGGAGGCTGTCTGGGCTGTGGCATGCTGCTTCCGGGTTCTTGGGAGACTCTTGCTCTCCAGGGATCCTGCTAGGCTGGTGGCTGCTCTGATGGGTGTTGGACACTTCCGCAGGTACCCTCCTCACAGTCAAAAAGGCAGAATCGAAGCAGAAGTTGACACCACCTTCTGGGGGAGGCGCAAACTTGGGGGGATTTTTGAGAGCTGGAGGTTTGCTGGGAGGAGGTCGGCTGTCACAAGGTTGATTCTCTGTCCTGTCAAAAGACCTAATTAATGATGAGACCTTGGAGATGGGCTTGCTGCTGCTCCGCAGGCCAGAAATGGGCACCTCCAGTCTCCTCTGGGCTGGTGTGGTCGGGGGACTGTTTTTGGGGTACCTTTCCTCCCCTTGAACATATTTCGGTTGCTGTTGGAAGGTGGCTGCCCAGCCAGAATGCTCTGTGCCTTGTGAAGGAAGCTGGCTCCAAATTCcactttttctgttgctatggctCACTGTTTCCTGGTGAAAAGTCCCAAACCCCTGGCTGGTGACATCTGGGGACAGAGCCAGGTCAGAGTCATGGAAGGAAGTGTCCTCTGAGATGCACAAACTCCGGAATGCCCGGTCAGTGAGGTTGCTCACCTCCCTGTCTGCATCGTCCAGCACGCTGCCGATGCTGGAGGTGTCACTGAACCCATCTGTGCACTTTCTGTTCCCCTGCATAGTCTGCTGGCTTGAGGAGGACGGTCTCTGCCAGCTGTTTGGTGTCTTTTGGTGAGACTCTGGAAGGAGTTAAGAGAAACCTGCCCGTCACAAGGTAGAGCTTTGAGTCGACCAGGTGCAAGAGCAaagtgaggatttttttttttctctgtaaaagaAGCACAGGGTATGGTTAGGCTACCCAGCTTAACCCATCTATACACACGCTACATGCCAGTCTTAGGTGGATAAAGGTCTCTGTGGTCGATTTCATGTGTCTACTTGGCTAACCAACTCTACTATTACTGATGACTAGTCTGGAGGTTGCCCAGGCAGAATTTCTTCCATGTTTGCAGCTTTAAAACTAGTAGACTGTGGGCAAAGCCTTGTGTAATGCAAGTGAACGCTACCTAATCAGTTCGAGGTCTTAGGAGAAAGGTGATTGAGGTGACAGACGACGGATGCTAAACTGGCCGAGTTGACTCCATTAAACTAAAAGGCTTctgtcaacaaaataaaaaggcaacTGCATATCTCAGAGGATTAACATCTAAAATACATAAGAAATGTCTATAACtgaacaacaaaacccaaaaaaaacctcaaaacatcAAACcctaaaatataaaaccaaagaactcaatttaaaaattgggaaagaaaaccaggcatggtggcacacacctctaatcccaggatttgggaggcagaggcaggcagagctctgtgagttcaaggcaaagctggtctacatagtgagttccaggacagcctgggctatgtagagagattctgtcttataaaaatatagaataaataaacaaaggaaaagtaaTTACATAGGTGTTTCTCCAAAAAAGACATTCACGGTGACCAGGTATAGGAACAAACTGTCTGGGAACTACAAATTAGAACCATAGTGAGAAACTGTGTTTGTT from Arvicola amphibius chromosome 12, mArvAmp1.2, whole genome shotgun sequence encodes the following:
- the C12H10orf71 gene encoding cardiac-enriched FHL2-interacting protein, whose translation is MQGNRKCTDGFSDTSSIGSVLDDADREVSNLTDRAFRSLCISEDTSFHDSDLALSPDVTSQGFGTFHQETVSHSNRKSGIWSQLPSQGTEHSGWAATFQQQPKYVQGEERYPKNSPPTTPAQRRLEVPISGLRSSSKPISKVSSLIRSFDRTENQPCDSRPPPSKPPALKNPPKFAPPPEGGVNFCFDSAFLTVRRVPAEVSNTHQSSHQPSRIPGEQESPKNPEAACHSPDSLLRTPDHVADSFEPKFPSPPLKPAKAEPGRGKEWVPRGTFLHSENSAFESWNSHQPKLLERKDIAETTPESKAPKHYEDTPLLREPHPPESKTSPCQARANCTQEETGSASGPQSTSGAWGARDPGSQAFPVEGKASQIDPQMKRSQPPWRKPKIGKGRTDGPHDALEDKKQSNRRSLPPLYSKLNPQGQLPENGVPDMPEDPNDHYSPPFNISKLLTPIIPTKHVLESSDNQPAEINPSPPEQLNGYQEKEPSESQSRDSYKSKAPSLLFNLKDVRKRVKSTYSPLPLLKSFDEKTRGKLDGEQEPASNGVILPNGHEENPPAELLKEMPASVLHSSTQKDTGINSSESFVDSHLTVGSPSTGSRTLFCSNGEVTEGNSSEKGDADETSEQGPSEHSWHPHSRGRLPRKHLSLKLHSSASEAGQATEKMKPHQLENGLSRSVSQETEPEQETGLRNLPLNRKYSPGPLSPEEEDVFYSDCQSDFTPSLQTKVKFSTSSSDQSFASFDDQQKMCFTEGPWDDRKNHGSAGDSEKDEKETVVEKNEPQQCAVNNGQRGVEEHRQEEMQRKAQGWSGGTPGKESVEEVNFRDSWAGADKETALLHGKDSTPLPASTNKHRLFPIKDNTLRATPVIKPIILPLLRTVSSEDSLSGGHKENELPRQRWGEDAGGLCASESQEMCNTAQSDNMQGPSCVVCESVEEDPAHPAAQAEASQQARKGSFSFLPLVEEESKMKPPPDTTGEAPARGKGRPADSGKLTAPRHIPTIALPTESLEDPPPSLPHHTCWEEQGFQSHFLSAPRAGPSGRRLVPSEVETSPNPSSLGESSTCSPVASSVWEEASQTAGEQWLRQEFEGPSPWTTPGPARLTRREDMTHVLTWDAEGSDPQLERLADLRTLSPRSALMADAAEKPEPPTLLERAAGKPPAVPPKTEKALRRAKKLASKRRKSDQAPEKHMEAWEGKSVTEDAQGTERRPLSPGKVLQPRFPAVRSLPPPTHRHSVSCAWEPAGRRPWGPQPLMPLPPYPATQKVLQDPQSGQYFVFDVPLQVKIKTFYDPETGKYVKVSVPSSEEASSEPPLQDALAAPYLLYPGFQPVPVTSLMPLRCSSQLAAPTFLRQGSGHRPQSSQGARLQPPPTEHLGEFTQHASAQRPGDPPHGPEEEGAEAPNLSIISTDDLEDFATEGIS